A genome region from Bombus pyrosoma isolate SC7728 linkage group LG14, ASM1482585v1, whole genome shotgun sequence includes the following:
- the LOC122574987 gene encoding uncharacterized protein LOC122574987 has product MSNNLYVSPCLIGKFQKSQGRKQKSNFSKSSTNAADKELAKKNKAAKDTRLTTNLPDDAAVHFGNFYGIQKKSNKPRAGRVRSLLDSTSPSSTSYKPTPRLEFTRQMVQKLERTAGTKEYARQVSALLEETVEPAHFKLHSLPTENSIPDGRYNPTGFPLWYKEPYKMPFASDEVYKLLKERLDNAEEGKARDIFKEDSSERSSLEEWSEDEEAGYGENFQDDGAISFLTRERSSMNLLSNGSSSVTEAKDTDSKESNQILLDKKPSKLVSFQQR; this is encoded by the exons ATGTCGAATAACCTGTACGTATCACCATGTTTGATCGGCAAATTTCAAAA GTCTCAAGGAAGGAAACAAAAGTCCAACTTCTCGAAAAGCTCGACCAATGCCGCAGACAAGGAATTAGCGAAGAAGAACAAAGCTGCTAAAGATACTAGATTAACCACGAACCTTCCTGACGATGCTGCGGTGCACTTTGGAAACTTTTATGGTATCCaaaaaaaatcgaacaaaCCACGAGCTGGCAGAGTGAGAAGTCTTTTGGATTCTACTAGTCCATCATCCACTAGCTACAAACCAACGCCGAGACTAGAATTCACCAGGCAGATGGTTCAAAA ACTGGAACGAACAGCTGGTACGAAGGAATACGCGCGACAAGTGTCAGCCTTATTGGAGGAGACGGTCGAACCGGCGCATTTCAAGCTGCATTCATTGCCGACCGAGAATTCGATTCCGGATGGAAGATACAATCCCACGGGATTCCCGCTCTGGTACAAGGAACCTTATAAAATGCC GTTCGCCTCGGACGAGGTTTACAAACTTCTCAAGGAGAGGTTGGATAACGCCGAGGAAGGGAAGGCGAGGGATATTTTCAAAGAGGATTCTTCTGAGAGAAGTTCATTGGAAGAATGGAGCGAAGATGAAGAAGCAGGGTATGGAGAAAATTTCCAAGACGATGGAGCGATAAGCTTTCTAACGAGAGAAAGATCTTCGATGAATTTACTGTCTAATGGATCGTCTTCTGTAACAGAAGCGAAAGACACGGACTCCAAGGAAAGCAATCAAATACTTCTCGATAAGAAACCAAGCAAATTAGTCTCGTTCCAACAACGCTGA